One genomic region from Yersinia canariae encodes:
- a CDS encoding YhfT family protein — MDYIHIVVVALLTGMTALLSHRSVAVFHDGIRPILPQLVEGNMSRREAGSIAFGLSVGFIASVGISFTLSTGLLNSWLLFLPTDIIGVLAINSYLAFALGAAWGILALTSLPAVNTALTSLPVNFIGSLGELSSPVISAFALFPLVAIFYQFGWKTAIVSAFIVLLTRLLITRFTGLFPESIEIFVGMILLIGIAIAQDIKAKTHLGGGGGHSVFEERTQRIIKNLPMLAIVGGLISAVASMKIFGGSEVSIYTLAKAYAPGITPEESLALIHQASLAEFMRGLGFVPLIATTALATGVYAVAGFTFVFVVGYLVPNPLLAGIIGAVVISLEVLMLRSIGKWLGRFPSVRNASDNIRNAMNLLMEYALLIGAIFASIKMAGYTGFTITTALYFLNEAIGRPVMKIAAPVVAVIIAGVVLNLFYWLGLFVPA; from the coding sequence GTGGATTATATTCATATTGTTGTGGTTGCCCTGCTGACAGGGATGACCGCGCTGCTTTCTCACCGCAGCGTCGCCGTGTTCCATGACGGCATCCGCCCGATTTTGCCACAATTGGTTGAAGGTAATATGAGTCGCCGTGAAGCGGGCAGTATCGCTTTTGGCCTGAGTGTCGGCTTTATTGCCTCCGTCGGCATTTCTTTCACACTCTCAACCGGTTTGCTTAACTCTTGGCTGCTGTTTCTGCCGACCGACATCATTGGCGTGCTGGCGATCAATAGCTATTTGGCCTTCGCACTTGGCGCTGCCTGGGGTATTTTAGCCCTGACCAGCTTACCGGCTGTTAATACCGCGCTGACTTCATTGCCAGTAAACTTTATTGGCTCATTAGGGGAGCTGAGCAGCCCGGTAATTTCAGCCTTTGCCCTGTTCCCGTTGGTCGCCATTTTCTACCAGTTTGGCTGGAAAACTGCCATCGTCTCTGCTTTTATCGTGCTGCTGACCCGCCTACTCATTACCCGTTTCACAGGGTTATTCCCTGAATCTATTGAGATTTTCGTCGGTATGATTCTGCTTATCGGCATTGCTATCGCGCAAGACATAAAAGCCAAAACTCACCTGGGAGGGGGTGGCGGGCACTCTGTTTTTGAAGAGCGAACCCAGCGAATTATTAAAAATCTCCCCATGTTGGCAATTGTCGGCGGGTTAATTTCTGCGGTCGCCAGCATGAAGATCTTCGGCGGCAGTGAAGTGTCAATTTATACACTGGCCAAAGCCTATGCGCCGGGCATCACACCGGAAGAGTCACTGGCATTAATCCATCAGGCATCATTGGCCGAGTTTATGCGCGGCCTCGGCTTTGTGCCGTTAATTGCCACTACAGCGCTGGCAACCGGTGTTTATGCAGTAGCCGGTTTCACCTTCGTGTTTGTGGTCGGCTATCTGGTGCCGAATCCATTGCTGGCAGGGATAATTGGGGCGGTAGTGATATCGCTGGAAGTGCTGATGCTGCGCTCAATCGGCAAATGGCTGGGCCGCTTCCCGTCCGTGCGTAATGCCTCCGACAATATTCGTAATGCCATGAACTTGCTGATGGAATACGCGCTGTTAATCGGGGCTATTTTCGCGTCTATCAAGATGGCGGGCTATACCGGTTTTACTATCACAACGGCGCTCTATTTCCTCAACGAAGCTATTGGCCGCCCAGTCATGAAGATTGCCGCGCCGGTTGTCGCCGTGATTATCGCCGGTGTTGTGCTGAATCTGTTCTATTGGCTGGGGTTGTTTGTTCCCGCCTAA
- a CDS encoding DUF2620 domain-containing protein, whose amino-acid sequence MKKIGIAGLQRELIREMIEQTAPNTFETFILSDMDAAIKVKEGQLDYYIGACNTGAGAALSMAIAIIGYNKSATIAKPGIKAKPEQIEKFVTEGKVAFGLSVEHIEHAIPLLITQLR is encoded by the coding sequence ATGAAGAAGATTGGCATTGCCGGGCTGCAACGAGAGTTAATCCGCGAAATGATTGAGCAGACGGCACCGAATACTTTTGAAACATTTATTCTCTCGGATATGGATGCCGCTATCAAAGTGAAAGAAGGCCAATTGGATTATTATATTGGTGCCTGTAACACTGGGGCCGGAGCCGCATTATCAATGGCTATCGCGATTATTGGGTACAACAAAAGCGCCACGATCGCCAAGCCCGGTATCAAAGCAAAACCAGAACAAATAGAAAAATTTGTCACTGAGGGCAAAGTGGCGTTTGGCTTATCGGTTGAACATATTGAGCATGCTATCCCACTGCTTATCACGCAGTTGCGCTAA
- the glnB gene encoding nitrogen regulatory protein P-II: MKKIDAIIKPFKLDDVREALAEVGITGMTVTEVKGFGRQKGHTELYRGAEYMVDFLPKVKIEIVVADDIVDTCVEAIMQTAQTGKIGDGKIFVFDVSRVVRIRTGEQDEEAI; this comes from the coding sequence ATGAAAAAAATTGACGCGATTATTAAGCCATTCAAACTCGATGATGTCCGTGAGGCGCTAGCTGAAGTCGGTATCACCGGGATGACGGTAACAGAAGTAAAAGGTTTTGGTCGCCAGAAAGGGCATACCGAACTGTACCGCGGCGCTGAGTATATGGTGGATTTCCTGCCAAAAGTAAAAATTGAAATTGTTGTTGCTGACGATATTGTGGATACCTGCGTAGAAGCGATTATGCAAACGGCTCAGACCGGCAAAATCGGTGATGGCAAAATCTTTGTCTTTGATGTTTCCCGCGTGGTGCGTATTCGTACTGGTGAGCAAGACGAAGAAGCGATTTAA